From the Candidatus Peribacteria bacterium genome, one window contains:
- a CDS encoding NGG1p interacting factor NIF3, producing the protein MKLKKMMERAVEYGIDADPRGRKYIEKMLKKELDRSKKLEGREKELFNMERTWNPYSDSGILWGDDNTEVKHLMVGIDIETQEFILADRLREKGHKIDAVMIHHPEGRSLADLDKVMDVQVDVYAKAGVPVNHSEHLLRPRQDRIWRAIHADNMFRSQRTAELLGIPALGCHTITDNLVWQWMEKNVCKKNFDDLGEIVNALHDIEEYKYYAKKGNPPIIVNGSRGSRVGKLVATEFTGGTNGPEDFIKAQSAAGVGTILAMHFTEKEVEQGKEYGVNMIQCSHMGSDAMGINLLLDLLAKEEKKLEVLEVSGFVRVKRK; encoded by the coding sequence ATGAAGCTCAAGAAAATGATGGAACGCGCCGTTGAATACGGTATCGACGCCGACCCCCGTGGCCGCAAATATATTGAAAAAATGCTCAAGAAAGAACTCGACCGCAGCAAGAAACTTGAAGGCCGCGAGAAAGAACTCTTCAATATGGAGCGCACCTGGAACCCGTATTCGGATTCCGGCATCCTGTGGGGAGACGACAATACGGAAGTGAAGCATCTGATGGTGGGTATTGATATCGAAACCCAGGAATTCATCCTTGCGGATCGCCTCCGCGAAAAGGGGCATAAAATTGATGCTGTCATGATCCACCATCCGGAAGGCCGCTCATTGGCTGACCTCGATAAGGTCATGGATGTACAGGTCGATGTCTACGCCAAAGCCGGTGTGCCTGTGAATCACTCAGAACATCTCCTGCGTCCTCGTCAGGACCGCATCTGGCGCGCTATCCACGCAGACAACATGTTCCGCTCCCAGCGCACGGCAGAGCTCCTCGGTATCCCCGCTCTCGGCTGTCACACGATTACCGATAACCTCGTCTGGCAGTGGATGGAAAAGAACGTCTGTAAGAAGAACTTTGATGATCTCGGCGAAATTGTGAACGCACTCCACGACATTGAGGAATACAAGTACTACGCAAAGAAGGGCAACCCGCCCATTATTGTGAACGGAAGCCGCGGCAGCCGCGTTGGAAAACTGGTTGCTACAGAATTCACCGGAGGAACCAATGGACCGGAAGACTTCATTAAAGCGCAGTCCGCAGCGGGCGTCGGCACTATCCTCGCCATGCACTTTACCGAGAAAGAAGTGGAACAGGGTAAAGAATACGGCGTGAACATGATCCAGTGCAGCCACATGGGAAGCGACGCAATGGGTATCAA